One Nycticebus coucang isolate mNycCou1 chromosome 7, mNycCou1.pri, whole genome shotgun sequence genomic window, CCCAAATATGGTCTTAACTCGGGACTCAGAGTTTATCGATGAGAAGACGCTCAAGAGTGtgtgagagggagagacagagccGAGTTAAGACGGGAAAGCCAGCGGAGCGGACGGTCCCGGCAGGGAAGCTGGCCCACCTGCTGCTGGGGGACCCTCGGGGAGGGGCCGCAGCCGCCCGCCCCGCTCCGCCCCGCCCCGCTCGCCCCACTCGCCGCGCTGCCGCCGGTCCGGGGGAGGTCCCGCGAGTGGCCCAGCGCCCAGGCTGCACGGGGTGCTGTtcgggtggaggtgggggagctGCCGGGACACCAAAATAGGAGCCGCTTGTGGGCTGGAGCTGCACTAGCAGGCAGCCTCCGCTGCGCCTCTTCCAAAGATGGTCAGAGGGTCCGGCGGCGCCCCCGCTCCTGCTCGCTGCTAGCCCGCAGGTCAGCGCCGCGTCCCGGAACCTCGGCCTGAGGTAGGTGCGATGCGGACCCGCCACCCGAGGCTAACGGCGGGAGGGAGCGGGCAGGGAGGCCAGGCGCGGGATGGCGAGGCCGCGCCGCCTCCGGAGCCGGCCCGCGGCCGAGGAGCGCAGACAATGGCCGCGCGGGCGCCGGGCCGGGCCGAACGCGGCGCGCGGGGCCGCCTGTGGTGCCCTCCCCGCACCTGTGCCGCTGCCCGGACAGGGACGCGGGTGCCGGGCCCGACGGGCGGCACGCGGTGCCCTCGAGTGGAGCCCGCGCCAGGCCCCGGGGCGGGGCGGTCTCCGGGCGGGAACGTGGGGCGGGAGCCCGGGCGCGCGGAAGCCCCTGAGGCGGGCGCCGGGGACGGGGTGGGGGCTGCCGGGGCCGCGCCGTGCCGGGCCGCTTTCCGCTCTCTCCTCCCGTAAGCTAAAAGGCACCAGATTTCCCTTTTCAAAGATTTCTTCTTGTCCACTTATATCTCGGTCATCCCTATCCTGGTATTTCCATGTGCTTTGAAAGGGAGACAGAGGTAGGGACAAGGGTTGAATTGGGGCCCAGCTGAGTCGAGGCGGCTAAGATCCGGCCTTGAGTGGGATGACCCTTGGGACACTTAGCTTGTCTCGGGACAGCCAGGCCAGGGCAGATTGTGGAGACTGTGTGCGTGGGGTACCATTTCAATACGCTCTAAAGAACTACTGCAAAATATCGGATCCTCATTTCAGGCACCAAGCTACCCTAAATTCAAATTGACCACCATGTAAATTATGAAACAATTCATCCACGTTTTGCATTTGTTGCTTGGAATACTGAAGTTAAGTCTAGTTGCGGAGTGTATCCAATGCTACTCAATCAGTAGAATGACTGGAATATTTAGCATTGATTATTTGAGGTAATGTGTAAAATTGAAACAcgtttattatttcatatttattgcagctaTGGCTCTAAAAGGACAAGAagattatatttatcttttcaaggatTCAGCACATCCAGTGGATTTTCTGGATGCCTTCAGAACATTTTACTTGGATGGATTATTTACTGATATTACCCTTCAGTGTCCTTCAGGCATAATCTTCCATTGTCACCGAGCTGTTTTAGCTGCTTGCAGCAATTATTTTAAGGCAATGTTCACAGctgacatgaaagaaaaatttaaagataaaataaaactctctGGCATCCACCATGATATTCTGGAAGGCCTGGTAAATTATGCATACACTTCCCAAAttgaaataactaaaaggaatGTTCAAAGCCTGCTTGAAGCAGCAGATCTGCTGCAATTCCTTTCAGTAAAGAAGGCTTGCGAGCAGTTTTTGGTAAGGCATTTGGATATTGATAATTGTATTGGAATGCACTCCTTTGCAGAATTTCATGTGTGTCCAGAACTAGAGAAGGAATCTCGAAGAATTCTCTGTTCAAAGTTTAAGGAAGTATGGCAGCAAGAAGAATTTTTGGAAATCAGCCTTGAAAAGTTTCTCTTTATCTTGTCCAGAAAGAATCTCAGTGTTTGGAAAGAAGAAGCTATCATAGAGCCAGTTATTAAGTGGACTGCTCATGATGTAGAAAATCGAATTGAATGCCTGTATAATCTACTAAGCTATATCAACATAGATATAGATCCAGTGTATTTAAAAACAGCTTTAGGCCTTCAAAGAAGCTGTCTACTAACTGAAAATAAGATACGCTCTCTAATATACAATGCCTTGAATCCCATGCATAAAGAGATTTCTCAGAGGTCCACAGCCACAATGTACATCATTGGAGGGTACTACTGGCATCCTTTATCAGAGGTTCACATATGGGATCCTTTGACAAATGTTTGGATTCAAGGAGCAGAAATACCAGATTATACAAGGGAGAGCTATGGTGTTACATGTTTAGGACCCAATATTTATGTAACTGGGGGCTACAGGACGGATAACATAGAAGCTCTTGACACAGTGTGGATCTATAACAGTGAAAGTGATGAATGGACAGAAGGTTTGCCAATGCTCAATGCCAGGTATTACCACTGTGCAGTCACGTTGAGTGGCTGTGTCTATGCTTTAGGTGGTTACAGAAAAGGGGCTCCAGCAGAAGAGGCTGAGTTCTATGATCCATTAAAAGAGAAATGGATTCCTATTGCAAATATGATTAAAGGTAAGTGCAGACTatgtttattctgtattttttagatgTCTGGGGTTAGGCCAGCCATCTCACTTCTCTTGAATTTATCATTTTGGGGTGCTCTCTGGAAACTATATTGGATTATACAATCAGTGTTGCACAAAATGTTCCAGGTGAAAATATGGCATAGCTTGGCCTTCACTCATCTGAAAGTTACATGATTAGAATACACGAATCAGGATAGAAAAGAAATACCATTTATATAGGGAAACAATATTTTTCATTCTACTTTATATCTTAACTCTAGATCTTATTGAAGATCTTGCTTCAAGTACTAAGAATTTATTCTTAAGTCAAAGGCTAAATGAAGAGACAAATCTGGATCATTTTATGAgttcatgttttaagttttttaCTTGCTTTTAAAATTGAAACCTTTTACTTCTGCTTTAACTATTTAACTTTTCTTACACTCAGGAGATCCTTCATGAAAACCTTGGAAGGTTTGTTCCCTATACAATGAAAGGACATTCTCCCaagaactagaaacaaataaCTGCTACTTTTTGTGATTCAGTCTTACCTCAGCTTAACCGAGAGGGACAGACACCATACCCTctctcatgtggcccacagagcTAGGCACACTCTTGATCTCAATATCTGTGTGGTAAacactgtattttcttctgtatttggtGGTATGTTAGCCTTGTTCTCCTCTCCCACTGGAAAAAAAGTTCAACTGGAATCTTACTTCATTACATCTATTCATTGATGCTGGGAAGTTGCACAAAAACAGCTGGTAGTTTGTTACCAAATTTTCTCCTAAATGATTCTTCCCAggcctttctgtttcttttttaatgctaGTGAGGGTGTGGGAATTTGACCTGGTCTGAAAATCTGACCTGGTATGATCCTCGGATGACAAGCAGGAAGCTGAAAGGCAGAATGGTCTTGTAGATTAGGCACACTGCTTCAGAGCTAAACTGCCTGGTTCCAAATCCACTTACTTGGTGATGAGTTTGGGCAAATTATTCAATCTCCCTGCATCTGTACAATGGAGATAACAATATTATCTAGCCTAAGGTCATTGAGAGGAGTAAATGAATGTATGCTTGTGAAGTGCTTAAACAGTGTTTGGACAGAATAGCGCTCAGTAAATGTTAGGCATGATTGTCATGAACATCATTATAGAGGATGCCCACTTCTTTAACATCATGTCGGCTTTGATAGGGCAGAAACACCTTTTGATAGGGCAGTGGTCATGACTAAACCATGACCATTCTTACACATGCCCACAGGTTTAGCAGTAGTTGGTAGAGTGGGAGAAGGTAGCTTAAAGCCTATTGCTATTGCCACTCTGGTTTTTGGCTTTGCCAGAGCTTAACCACTACTTACTGACTCTTAATGTCCTGACTCCTCTCCTGAAAAAGAAGTAAGGAAAGTAATATTTTAGCagttataaataaagtttattactttagtgacttttttttttttgtggtttttgggagccacaggtgccacccctttagtgaaattttttaaaaattgtatttgtatttcttttcgtgcttgctgaaaaaaaaaaaaaagtatcctctGTCAAGGAAAGCCATCTATGTTCTTGCCTTAGCCTTGAGTGGAATAGGAGACCCTCACATGCCAAAGCCCTCCTAACTTTCACCTGGGTCTGAAATTCTAGTTTTATACTTGTAACTTGAAGCTTTGATTCTTGTGTATATCTAATCATTACAGAGAGGGGtaacaatttttgtcaattatgtGTGACGTTGACCAGTACTTGTTCTGACGGTTAGACTCATACTGAACTTTTAGTTTCCTGTTTTTATGTAGAAAGGATGACATTTTTCTCAGTATATTTTAACTTGTCATGAAATGAACTAGCAGCTTTCTCTGGtgatgagaacttttttttttttagaaacagagtctcactttatcacccttggtaaagtgccgtggcatcacatagctcatagtaacctacagctcttgggtttaggcgattctcttgcctcagcctcccaagtagctgggactataggtacccaccacaacacccagctatttttttgttgttgttgcagtttggccagggccaggttcgagcATGCCACCCTCTGTacgtggggccagcaccctactcactaagcaccctactcactaagttCTCATCACAGGCACCGCCTAGGtgatgagaacttttttttttttttttggtagagacagagtctcactttattgcccttggtagagtgccatggcgtcacacagctcacagcaacttccaactcctgggcttaggtgattctcttgcctcagcctcccgagtagctgggactataggtgcctgccacaatgcccggctgtttttttgttgcaggatggccggggctgggtttgaaccctccaccctcagtatgtgggtctggcatcctacccactgagccacaggcgctgccctttttttttttttttgagacagagtctcattatgtcacccccggtagagtgctatggtgtcacagctcacagcagcctccaactcttgggcttaagcgattctcttacctcagcctgccaaatagctgggaccacagacgcccaccacaacacctggctatttttgtttttattgtttttgtcattgttgtttaccaagCCCatgccaagttcgaacccaccagccagggTGCAGGtagctagtgccctaaccactgagctacaggcgccaagcct contains:
- the KLHL23 gene encoding kelch-like protein 23 isoform X1 — protein: MALKGQEDYIYLFKDSAHPVDFLDAFRTFYLDGLFTDITLQCPSGIIFHCHRAVLAACSNYFKAMFTADMKEKFKDKIKLSGIHHDILEGLVNYAYTSQIEITKRNVQSLLEAADLLQFLSVKKACEQFLVRHLDIDNCIGMHSFAEFHVCPELEKESRRILCSKFKEVWQQEEFLEISLEKFLFILSRKNLSVWKEEAIIEPVIKWTAHDVENRIECLYNLLSYINIDIDPVYLKTALGLQRSCLLTENKIRSLIYNALNPMHKEISQRSTATMYIIGGYYWHPLSEVHIWDPLTNVWIQGAEIPDYTRESYGVTCLGPNIYVTGGYRTDNIEALDTVWIYNSESDEWTEGLPMLNARYYHCAVTLSGCVYALGGYRKGAPAEEAEFYDPLKEKWIPIANMIKGVGNATACVLHEIIYVIGGHCGYRGSCTYDKVQSYNSDINEWSLITASPHPEYGLCSVPFENKLYLVGGQTTITECYDPEQNEWREIAPMMERRMECGAVIMNGCIYVTGGYSYSKGTYLQSIEKYDPDLNKWEIVGNLPSAMRSHGCVCVYNV
- the KLHL23 gene encoding kelch-like protein 23 isoform X2 — translated: MALKGQEDYIYLFKDSAHPVDFLDAFRTFYLDGLFTDITLQCPSGIIFHCHRAVLAACSNYFKAMFTADMKEKFKDKIKLSGIHHDILEGLVNYAYTSQIEITKRNVQSLLEAADLLQFLSVKKACEQFLVRHLDIDNCIGMHSFAEFHVCPELEKESRRILCSKFKEVWQQEEFLEISLEKFLFILSRKNLSVWKEEAIIEPVIKWTAHDVENRIECLYNLLSYINIDIDPVYLKTALGLQRSCLLTENKIRSLIYNALNPMHKEISQRSTATMYIIGGYYWHPLSEVHIWDPLTNVWIQGAEIPDYTRESYGVTCLGPNIYVTGGYRTDNIEALDTVWIYNSESDEWTEGLPMLNARYYHCAVTLSGCVYALGGYRKGAPAEEAEFYDPLKEKWIPIANMIKGVGNATACVLHEIIYVIGGHCGYRGSCTYDKVQSYNSDINEWSLITASPHPAT